The Myxococcota bacterium genome has a segment encoding these proteins:
- the dnaX gene encoding DNA polymerase III subunit gamma/tau, producing the protein MSYQVIARKWRPQAFDEVVGQAHVTTALRNAIRTGRVPHAILLTGPRGVGKTTIARIVARCLNCEKGPTETPCGTCDACRDISAGRSTDVQEVDAASRTSVDDVRELIESIRYAPSPGKHRIFVVDEVHMLSTAAFNALLKTLEEPPPSSLFLFATTNPEKIPFTVVSRCQRYDLRRIRIADVADQLGRIAEAEGVSLSRASLVSIALEGDGSMRDAQTLLDQLIAYGGNEISDETVATVLDLIDRRVLLAIARACIERDAAAALDACARAVDSGSDPKRLAAALIALLRDLVVLAIAPDGELVEASDAELEELRTLAGSTDAARLRRMFRAMVREQEDLAWAPQPYAVLEMAIVRLATMPDGEDVARLLARLDALERRLAGGGNVGGGRGGEGAPARSTPPARGEPGPPTARRGTPPDDAPPRRAAADAPPRSAPGEAAPRSAPPRASAPTRAALDDDVPFPDDVDFGDPDAEVDGRGDDSAFGSTRAAPSRARGPRADEAPLPVVFDRLRAFAQERDRGGFAALADARLVERQSGFVAIELGSDFQARRLRDRAAALEAVCSEFFAEPTTVEIRCAESTPPPRRARGARDDAPQRDGDDASALRREAARRARQAALHNEGVNTALEVLGASIVDIQPIAPGGPRGART; encoded by the coding sequence TTGAGCTACCAGGTCATCGCGCGAAAGTGGCGGCCGCAGGCCTTCGACGAGGTCGTCGGGCAGGCGCACGTCACGACCGCGCTGCGCAACGCGATCCGCACCGGCCGCGTCCCGCACGCCATCCTGCTCACGGGACCGCGCGGCGTCGGCAAGACGACGATCGCGCGCATCGTCGCTCGCTGCCTGAACTGCGAGAAGGGTCCGACGGAGACCCCGTGCGGCACCTGCGACGCGTGCCGCGACATCAGCGCCGGTCGCTCGACCGACGTGCAGGAGGTCGACGCGGCGAGCCGCACCAGCGTCGACGACGTGCGCGAGCTGATCGAGTCGATCCGCTACGCGCCCTCCCCCGGCAAGCACCGCATCTTCGTCGTCGACGAGGTGCACATGCTCTCGACGGCTGCGTTCAACGCGCTGCTGAAGACGCTCGAGGAGCCGCCGCCGAGCAGCCTCTTCCTCTTCGCGACGACGAACCCCGAGAAGATCCCGTTCACGGTCGTGTCGCGCTGCCAGCGCTACGACCTGCGGCGCATCCGGATCGCCGACGTCGCCGATCAGCTCGGCCGGATCGCGGAGGCGGAGGGCGTCTCGCTCTCGCGCGCGAGCCTGGTCTCGATCGCGCTCGAGGGCGACGGCTCGATGCGCGACGCGCAGACGCTGCTCGACCAGCTGATCGCCTACGGCGGCAACGAGATCTCCGACGAGACGGTCGCGACCGTGCTCGACCTGATCGACCGCCGCGTGCTGCTCGCGATCGCGCGCGCGTGCATCGAGCGCGACGCCGCGGCCGCGCTCGACGCGTGCGCGCGCGCCGTCGATTCCGGCAGCGACCCGAAGCGTCTGGCGGCCGCGTTGATCGCGCTGCTGCGCGACCTCGTCGTGCTCGCGATCGCGCCCGACGGCGAGCTCGTCGAGGCGAGCGACGCCGAGCTCGAGGAGCTGCGCACGCTCGCCGGATCGACGGACGCCGCGAGGCTGCGCCGCATGTTCCGCGCGATGGTCCGCGAGCAGGAGGATCTCGCCTGGGCGCCGCAGCCCTACGCGGTGCTCGAGATGGCGATCGTGCGGCTCGCGACGATGCCCGACGGCGAGGACGTCGCGCGCCTGCTCGCCCGGCTCGACGCGCTCGAGCGGCGCCTCGCAGGCGGCGGCAACGTGGGCGGCGGGCGCGGCGGCGAGGGAGCACCGGCGCGATCGACGCCGCCCGCGCGAGGCGAGCCCGGCCCTCCGACGGCGCGCCGCGGCACGCCTCCCGACGACGCGCCTCCCCGCCGCGCGGCAGCCGACGCCCCGCCCCGCAGCGCGCCCGGCGAAGCGGCGCCCCGGTCGGCGCCTCCGCGCGCGTCCGCCCCGACCCGCGCGGCCCTCGACGACGACGTGCCCTTCCCGGACGACGTCGACTTCGGCGACCCCGACGCCGAAGTCGACGGGCGCGGCGACGACTCCGCCTTCGGGTCGACCCGCGCCGCGCCGTCGCGGGCGCGCGGACCGCGCGCCGACGAGGCTCCGCTTCCCGTGGTGTTCGACCGCCTCCGCGCCTTCGCCCAGGAGCGCGACCGCGGAGGCTTCGCGGCGCTCGCCGACGCGAGGCTCGTCGAGCGCCAGAGCGGCTTCGTCGCGATCGAGCTCGGAAGCGACTTCCAGGCGCGCCGCCTGCGCGACCGGGCCGCCGCGCTCGAAGCGGTCTGCTCGGAGTTCTTCGCCGAGCCGACGACGGTCGAGATCCGCTGCGCCGAGTCGACGCCGCCGCCGCGCCGGGCCCGCGGTGCGCGCGACGACGCCCCGCAGCGCGACGGCGACGACGCCTCGGCGCTCCGCCGCGAGGCCGCCCGCCGTGCGCGCCAGGCCGCGCTCCACAACGAGGGCGTGAACACCGCGCTCGAGGTGCTCGGCGCGTCGATCGTCGACATCCAGCCCATCGCGCCGGGCGGGCCGCGAGGCGCGCGCACGTGA
- a CDS encoding sterol desaturase family protein, with protein sequence MTEASRDGSGFEPVSASGAAAKEGWARRLVAHTAFPVVLGSTLVAAHASFQAGRADIAAFALLLATAVVVAVLERLFPHHASWLHSTGDLRVDMAYVPTVTVTSQIAGAGAIWLGFQASAWASAALGATLWPAHWPIAAQLVLALVAAELPKYWAHRLEHEVDFLWRIHATHHSVPRLYFLNASRFHPLDIALDGLLGFGPLVALGAGEEVLLLFSVVSAVHGYFQHANLATRIGPLNYFFSMAELHRWHHSKTIAEANHNYGQNSSVWDLVFGTFFWPKDREPPEHIGLADLPAFPTTFWRQLASPFAWRRIRAESRALAERADTA encoded by the coding sequence GTGACGGAAGCGAGCCGAGACGGGAGCGGGTTCGAGCCGGTCTCCGCGAGCGGGGCCGCCGCGAAGGAGGGCTGGGCGCGGCGGCTGGTCGCGCACACCGCCTTCCCGGTCGTGCTCGGCTCGACGCTCGTCGCCGCGCACGCGTCGTTCCAGGCGGGCCGCGCCGACATCGCCGCGTTCGCGCTCCTGCTCGCGACGGCCGTCGTCGTCGCGGTGCTCGAGCGGCTCTTCCCGCATCACGCGTCGTGGCTGCACTCGACGGGCGACCTGCGCGTCGACATGGCCTACGTCCCGACCGTCACGGTGACGAGCCAGATCGCCGGCGCGGGCGCCATCTGGCTCGGCTTCCAGGCGTCGGCGTGGGCGAGCGCGGCCCTCGGCGCGACGCTCTGGCCCGCGCACTGGCCGATCGCCGCGCAGCTCGTGCTCGCGCTCGTCGCGGCCGAGCTGCCGAAGTACTGGGCGCACCGGCTCGAGCACGAGGTCGACTTCCTGTGGCGCATCCACGCGACGCACCACAGCGTGCCGCGCCTCTACTTCCTGAACGCGTCGCGCTTCCACCCGCTCGACATCGCGCTCGACGGTCTGCTCGGATTCGGGCCGCTCGTCGCGCTCGGCGCGGGCGAGGAGGTGCTGCTCCTCTTCAGCGTCGTCTCCGCGGTGCACGGCTACTTCCAGCACGCCAACCTCGCGACGCGCATCGGCCCGCTCAACTACTTCTTCTCGATGGCCGAGCTCCACCGCTGGCACCACTCGAAGACGATCGCCGAGGCGAACCACAACTACGGACAGAACTCGAGCGTCTGGGACCTCGTGTTCGGGACGTTCTTCTGGCCGAAGGATCGCGAGCCGCCCGAGCACATCGGGCTCGCCGACCTGCCCGCGTTCCCGACGACGTTCTGGCGACAGCTCGCGTCGCCCTTCGCGTGGCGGCGCATCCGGGCGGAGTCCCGCGCGCTCGCGGAACGCGCCGACACCGCCTGA